The genomic region CGCGATATCGCTCCCGCCAATATAGCATTTCACCGGTGCGGACGGGGCAAGTTCTTTTCTCCCGACAATAAGATAAACAAAAACCCGTTTTGCCGCCCGGGAAATATCCCTGCTGTATTTTTTCAAGACCTCTTCATCATTGCACAGAAGGATGATCTCGGACTTGGCCCTCTTCAGCATCATCCGGATCTGGTTGTCCCGGGTCCATTCGGTGTACAGTTTGTATCCCTGCATGAGGGGTTCGGGGGTTTCGGTCTCCAGGGCTTTGAGGCGCTGGTACAATCCATCAAGGGACGTTACGGACTCCCGCTTCAGCCGCTCGAACGTCTGGATGACATCGACCGGCGAGTACCGGACCGGGGATTTGCCGGAGGAGACGATGAACCCTTTCCTGGAAAGGGAGGAGAGGGTTTCATAGATCCTGCCCCGGGGGATCTTGGTCTGTTCGTGAATCTCGCGGGCGCTTGCAACCCGGAGGGCCGACAGGATCCCGTACACCTTTGCCTCGTATTCGCTCATCCCGATCCCTTTGAGCTGCAACAGCAACGAATCGTCAATCATCATATCAGCTACTCCCTTCAGGAGCACTTTCTTGATATGCTCACTTTTTCGATTAAATAGGACATGAGTTCAACACAATTCAAGCCATCGAAATGGACCCTTCTTTTTCTTATGCTTTCCGCCATGATGATTCTCATGGGGGGAGCAGCGGTTGCTCCGGCTCTGCCGCTGATCAGCCAGGCATTTCCCGAGGCTTCGGATGCCGCCATATCCTTGATTGTCACGCTTCCCGCGCTTGCAATCGCCATCACGGGCATATTCCTTGGTATGCTTTCGGACCGGATCGGCAAGATCCGTGTTCTTGCCGCCTCCGTTGCGATCTTCACGATTGCAGGAACTTCCGGTTTCTATCTCAACTCCGTTCCCGCAATACTGGTCGGCAGGTTCATCCTCGGGATCGGCATTGCCGGTATCATCTGCACGACATCTTCCCTGATTGTCAGCTATTACGACGGAATTACCCGGGCAAGAGTGCTCGGTTACCAGGCCGCCGCAATGGGTC from uncultured Methanoregula sp. harbors:
- a CDS encoding helix-turn-helix domain-containing protein, which encodes MMIDDSLLLQLKGIGMSEYEAKVYGILSALRVASAREIHEQTKIPRGRIYETLSSLSRKGFIVSSGKSPVRYSPVDVIQTFERLKRESVTSLDGLYQRLKALETETPEPLMQGYKLYTEWTRDNQIRMMLKRAKSEIILLCNDEEVLKKYSRDISRAAKRVFVYLIVGRKELAPSAPVKCYIGGSDIASSFFGPDAEGNAGLSMKLLLMADRHESLTVLEENKKLTAIFICPDIYAGYLSRKFVQEIQPVEKARKKT